The proteins below are encoded in one region of uncultured Eubacteriales bacterium:
- a CDS encoding conserved hypothetical protein (Evidence 4 : Homologs of previously reported genes of unknown function) codes for MEWSKIKNIIILILLAVNVFLLVQVAQRERQSRQYLEESRSGAVEVLRQQGYEVADGALPEESSLIPCTVERDRDGEEALAAYLLGAVHKTDDGVRTAYEGEKGGGWFRSDGSFAFTFTADAYPVTGDEAAHALKLLDGGGYAYEVVSTKIGETTVVSVRQTWEGAPVFSCRAELTYQNGALASIAGTRLIGTPAQDGGGEQSMDVSTALIRFMSGMREEGHVFTKIESLTSGYRATGSGRRMELEPVWQVTTNAGVFLMDGVTGELNIE; via the coding sequence GTGGAATGGTCAAAAATCAAAAATATCATCATTCTTATTCTGTTGGCTGTAAACGTATTTCTGCTGGTGCAGGTGGCCCAGCGGGAGCGGCAATCCCGACAATACCTGGAGGAGAGCCGCAGCGGCGCGGTGGAGGTGCTGCGGCAGCAGGGTTATGAGGTGGCTGACGGCGCGCTGCCCGAAGAGAGTAGCCTCATCCCCTGCACCGTGGAGCGGGACCGGGACGGCGAGGAGGCGCTTGCTGCCTACTTGCTGGGCGCGGTACACAAGACCGACGACGGCGTCCGCACCGCCTACGAGGGGGAGAAGGGCGGAGGCTGGTTTCGCAGCGACGGCAGCTTTGCGTTCACTTTTACAGCAGACGCCTATCCCGTCACCGGCGACGAGGCCGCCCATGCCCTCAAGCTCCTCGACGGCGGAGGCTACGCTTACGAGGTCGTGAGCACGAAAATCGGCGAGACCACGGTGGTCTCTGTCCGCCAGACCTGGGAGGGCGCGCCCGTCTTTTCCTGTAGGGCTGAACTGACCTATCAAAACGGCGCGTTGGCTTCCATTGCGGGCACCCGCCTTATCGGTACGCCCGCTCAGGACGGCGGGGGAGAGCAGAGCATGGACGTATCCACCGCCCTCATCCGCTTTATGAGCGGGATGCGGGAGGAGGGGCATGTCTTCACCAAAATAGAGAGCCTGACTTCAGGTTATCGGGCCACAGGCTCAGGCCGGCGGATGGAGCTGGAGCCCGTGTGGCAGGTGACCACCAACGCGGGCGTCTTCCTCATGGACGGCGTCACCGGGGAACTGAATATAGAGTGA
- a CDS encoding Peptidyl-prolyl cis-trans isomerase — protein sequence MAQNPIVTFEMENGAKMVAELYPEMAPNSVNNFISLVKSGFYNGLIFHRVIPGFMIQGGCPDGTGMGGPGYSIKGEFARNGVKNDLKHDRGVLSMARAMNPNSAGSQFFIMVEKAPHLDGDYAAFGKVIEGMDAADAIVNTGADFNDKPRQPQRIKTVTVDTFGVDYPAPTKA from the coding sequence ATGGCTCAGAACCCCATCGTCACCTTCGAGATGGAGAACGGCGCCAAGATGGTCGCTGAGCTCTACCCCGAGATGGCACCCAACAGCGTGAACAACTTCATCTCCCTCGTGAAGTCCGGTTTTTATAACGGCCTCATCTTCCACCGCGTCATCCCCGGCTTTATGATCCAGGGCGGCTGCCCCGACGGAACGGGCATGGGCGGCCCCGGCTACTCCATCAAGGGCGAGTTTGCCCGCAACGGCGTGAAGAACGACTTAAAGCATGACCGGGGCGTCCTCTCCATGGCCCGGGCCATGAACCCCAACTCCGCCGGCAGTCAGTTCTTCATCATGGTGGAAAAGGCCCCCCATCTGGACGGGGACTACGCCGCCTTTGGCAAGGTCATCGAGGGTATGGACGCCGCCGACGCCATTGTAAACACGGGCGCCGACTTTAACGACAAGCCCCGGCAGCCCCAACGTATCAAGACCGTCACCGTGGATACCTTCGGTGTGGACTACCCCGCGCCTACTAAGGCGTAA
- a CDS encoding conserved hypothetical protein (Evidence 4 : Homologs of previously reported genes of unknown function) has protein sequence MTIQPIGAASVALYITPADLREHGLTPAQLTLEQALELTQTAFTEAGIALDGAIEIEAYPNACGVLVFARIRVPERLWLSFDDCEDLISAAQALTEPCPEAALLWCDGRWWLSLPAGQERLAGFLSEFGRSERPCPYLDARLAEHGRPILERDALAALLRHFPAALPAIPIAALPPV, from the coding sequence ATGACCATCCAACCTATTGGCGCCGCCAGCGTGGCGCTCTACATCACCCCGGCCGACCTGCGAGAGCACGGCCTTACCCCCGCCCAGCTCACTCTGGAGCAGGCGCTGGAGCTCACCCAGACCGCCTTTACCGAGGCAGGCATTGCCCTGGACGGGGCCATCGAGATCGAGGCCTACCCCAACGCCTGCGGCGTGCTGGTCTTCGCCCGTATCCGCGTCCCCGAGCGTCTCTGGCTCTCCTTTGACGACTGCGAGGACCTGATCTCCGCGGCCCAGGCCCTGACCGAGCCCTGCCCGGAGGCCGCCCTTCTCTGGTGCGACGGGCGGTGGTGGCTCTCTCTCCCCGCCGGTCAGGAGCGGCTGGCCGGGTTTCTCTCCGAGTTTGGCCGCTCGGAGCGCCCCTGCCCCTACCTGGACGCCCGCCTGGCCGAGCACGGCCGCCCCATCCTGGAGCGGGACGCGCTGGCAGCGCTGTTGCGGCATTTCCCCGCCGCCCTGCCCGCCATCCCCATTGCAGCCCTCCCCCCTGTTTAA
- a CDS encoding ATPase/histidine kinase/DNA gyrase B/HSP90 domain protein — MLRSLHMKLVLIMVLLIVSLMTVVGAFLINSVSSFYLHDFYEQMALVFSQGNDLALDLRAQAAEGQSDEEFIQGVLEAYVGDMGVDRRNRNYYILDGQTAKYLAGSDDVEGPTLNLTNNITYAMNHPDDKTGGNKSDPSADYMDVAVPFQRGESRYIIYVRDNRVTMRDLNSELFMLILEALIFGLIISVLLSFLLSKTMITPIERLTAGAERVAKGDFSYKIEVASRDEIGVLTGTFNNMARQLQDTLREVGNERNKLGTLFLHMTDGVVAFDRDGRLVQSNPAAERMLGRSLAVDSEGIGYDVLFGDIATLPAVLTVEQQGYLGGMRETGGRILELLLAPISGETALGVMVVIHDVTEQRRTEEMRREFVANVSHELRTPLTNIRSYAETLVDNAGNLPEDTEKNFLGVILNESDRMTHIVQDLLTLSRFDSGRDELRLELFSFEEAIRSVYNAVLLDAQRHGHAVRLDLPAGLPDIRGDRERLVQVMMNVMANAIKYTPDGGKIEVSAGQGRGRVWMEVADNGMGIPPEDRPRIFERFYRVDKARSRESGGTGLGLSIAKEIVERHEGTIRLVDKKGPGLTVRIEMKIKGPDHGD, encoded by the coding sequence ATGCTTCGCAGCCTGCACATGAAACTGGTGCTCATCATGGTGCTGCTCATCGTCTCCCTGATGACGGTGGTGGGCGCGTTCCTCATCAACTCGGTCTCCTCCTTCTACCTCCACGACTTCTACGAGCAGATGGCCCTGGTCTTCTCCCAGGGGAACGACCTGGCCCTGGACCTGAGGGCTCAGGCTGCAGAGGGGCAGAGCGACGAGGAGTTTATTCAGGGTGTGCTGGAGGCCTACGTGGGCGATATGGGCGTGGACCGGCGTAACCGCAACTATTACATTTTGGATGGGCAGACCGCCAAGTATCTGGCTGGCTCCGACGACGTGGAGGGCCCCACCCTGAACCTCACCAACAACATTACCTACGCCATGAACCACCCCGACGACAAGACCGGCGGCAACAAGAGCGACCCCTCTGCCGACTATATGGACGTGGCGGTCCCTTTCCAGCGGGGGGAGAGCCGCTATATCATCTACGTGCGGGATAACCGGGTCACCATGCGGGACTTAAACAGCGAACTCTTCATGCTCATTCTGGAGGCCCTGATCTTCGGCCTCATCATCTCGGTGCTCCTCTCCTTCCTCCTCTCAAAGACCATGATTACCCCCATAGAGCGGCTCACCGCCGGGGCCGAGCGGGTGGCAAAGGGGGATTTTTCCTATAAAATAGAGGTGGCCTCCCGGGACGAGATCGGCGTACTCACCGGCACGTTTAACAACATGGCCCGCCAGCTACAGGACACCCTGCGGGAGGTTGGCAACGAGCGCAATAAGCTGGGCACCCTCTTTCTCCACATGACCGACGGCGTGGTGGCCTTCGACCGAGACGGGCGGTTGGTGCAATCGAATCCCGCCGCCGAGCGGATGCTGGGCCGCAGCCTGGCTGTGGACAGCGAGGGGATCGGATATGACGTCCTCTTCGGGGACATCGCCACTTTGCCCGCCGTATTGACGGTGGAGCAGCAGGGCTACCTGGGCGGTATGCGGGAGACGGGTGGACGCATTCTGGAGCTGCTGCTGGCCCCCATTTCGGGGGAAACGGCGCTGGGCGTCATGGTGGTCATTCATGACGTGACCGAGCAGCGCCGCACTGAGGAGATGCGCCGGGAATTCGTCGCCAACGTCTCCCATGAGCTGCGCACCCCCCTCACGAATATCAGAAGCTATGCCGAGACCCTAGTGGACAACGCGGGGAATTTGCCCGAGGACACCGAGAAAAATTTTTTGGGCGTCATTCTCAACGAGTCTGACCGGATGACCCATATCGTGCAGGATTTGCTGACCCTCTCCCGGTTCGACAGCGGGAGGGACGAGCTGCGGCTGGAGCTTTTCTCCTTTGAGGAGGCCATCCGCAGCGTCTATAACGCCGTCCTGCTGGACGCCCAGCGGCACGGCCACGCTGTGCGGCTCGACCTACCCGCAGGCCTGCCCGATATCCGGGGGGACCGGGAGCGGCTGGTACAGGTAATGATGAACGTGATGGCCAACGCCATCAAGTACACCCCAGACGGCGGCAAGATCGAGGTCTCCGCCGGGCAGGGGAGAGGCCGGGTGTGGATGGAGGTGGCCGACAACGGCATGGGCATCCCGCCGGAGGACCGTCCCCGGATCTTCGAGCGGTTCTACCGGGTGGACAAGGCCCGCTCCCGGGAGTCGGGGGGCACCGGCCTGGGCCTCTCCATCGCCAAGGAGATTGTGGAGCGGCACGAGGGGACCATCCGCCTAGTGGACAAGAAGGGGCCGGGTCTCACCGTGCGTATTGAGATGAAAATCAAGGGGCCGGACCATGGGGATTAA
- the smpB gene encoding SsrA-binding protein, with protein MEPKGIKVIAKNSKAYHDYFVEEKYEAGVSLAGTEVKSIRQGNVNLKDSFCIAKDGEMMLHGVHISPYEQGNIFNKDPRRPRKLLMHKREILMLYQLTKADGYALVPLSVYFKNAKVKVEIGLCKGKKLYDKREAAAAKDAKREMDRTMKDRSRY; from the coding sequence ATGGAGCCCAAGGGGATCAAGGTGATCGCAAAGAACAGCAAGGCCTACCACGACTACTTCGTGGAGGAGAAATACGAGGCCGGCGTCTCTCTCGCGGGCACCGAGGTCAAGAGCATCCGCCAGGGCAACGTCAACCTGAAGGACTCCTTCTGCATCGCCAAGGACGGGGAGATGATGCTTCACGGCGTCCACATCTCCCCCTACGAGCAGGGTAACATCTTCAACAAGGACCCCCGCCGCCCCCGCAAGCTCCTGATGCACAAGCGGGAGATTTTAATGCTCTACCAGCTCACCAAGGCCGACGGCTACGCCCTGGTGCCCCTGTCGGTCTACTTCAAGAACGCGAAGGTCAAGGTGGAAATTGGTCTCTGTAAGGGTAAAAAGCTCTACGACAAACGGGAGGCCGCCGCCGCCAAGGACGCCAAGCGTGAGATGGACCGCACCATGAAGGACCGCTCGCGCTATTAA
- the nudF gene encoding ADP-ribose pyrophosphatase, protein MDLTERTVESKQLFEGHIVRLKLDMAELPNGKTASREVVEHPGGVVILPLDGSGNVTLVRQYRYPYQRVVTELPAGKLEYGEDHRAAGLRELEEEIGVTCDEFTYLGCLYASPGFCTETLHMYLARGLHQGECHPDEDEFLERLELPFDALVGQIMSNEISDAKTVATVLKVKVFLGL, encoded by the coding sequence GTGGATCTGACGGAGAGAACGGTAGAGAGTAAGCAGCTGTTTGAGGGGCATATCGTCCGCCTCAAGCTGGACATGGCAGAGCTCCCCAACGGAAAAACGGCCTCCCGGGAGGTGGTGGAGCACCCCGGCGGCGTGGTCATCCTCCCCCTGGACGGGTCGGGGAATGTGACTTTGGTGCGGCAGTACCGCTACCCCTACCAAAGGGTGGTGACCGAACTGCCCGCCGGCAAGCTGGAATACGGCGAGGACCACCGTGCCGCCGGTCTGCGGGAGCTGGAGGAGGAGATTGGCGTCACCTGCGACGAGTTCACCTACTTAGGCTGCCTATACGCCTCCCCCGGTTTCTGTACCGAAACTCTACATATGTATCTGGCCAGGGGCCTTCACCAGGGGGAGTGCCACCCGGACGAGGACGAATTCCTGGAGCGGCTGGAGCTGCCCTTTGACGCTCTGGTGGGGCAGATCATGAGCAATGAAATCTCCGACGCGAAGACGGTGGCGACAGTGCTGAAGGTGAAAGTATTCCTGGGCCTGTAA
- the phoB gene encoding DNA-binding response regulator in two-component regulatory system with PhoR (or CreC) (Evidence 2a : Function of homologous gene experimentally demonstrated in an other organism; Product type r : regulator): METLTCHPKEERMGKRILIVEDEKNIVDILGFNLIREGYETLEAYDGQAGLQLALEQDPDLVLLDLMLPKLNGFDVCRGLRSAGRSTPVIMLTAREEENDKVLGLELGADDYITKPFSMRELLARVKANIRRSGMAEVHAVNPAQAGGRLGLGRVAIDQERLTAYKDGKPLDLTQREYELLKFLALQPGKVFSREALMENVWNYEGYVGDVRAVDVAVRRLREKIEDDPACPVFIVTRRGLGYLFSV; the protein is encoded by the coding sequence ATGGAGACATTGACCTGCCATCCTAAGGAGGAACGTATGGGAAAGAGAATTCTGATCGTCGAGGACGAGAAGAACATTGTGGACATCTTGGGCTTTAACCTGATTCGGGAGGGGTACGAGACCCTGGAGGCCTACGACGGCCAGGCGGGCTTGCAGCTCGCCCTGGAGCAGGACCCCGACCTGGTGCTCTTAGACCTGATGCTGCCCAAGTTGAACGGTTTCGACGTCTGCCGCGGCCTGCGCTCCGCCGGGCGGAGCACCCCGGTCATCATGCTCACCGCCCGCGAGGAGGAGAACGACAAGGTCCTGGGTCTGGAGCTGGGCGCAGATGATTATATCACCAAGCCCTTCTCCATGCGGGAGTTGCTGGCGCGGGTGAAGGCCAACATCCGCCGCAGCGGTATGGCGGAGGTCCACGCTGTCAACCCTGCCCAGGCGGGCGGGCGGCTGGGACTGGGCCGGGTGGCCATCGACCAGGAGCGCCTTACCGCCTATAAGGACGGCAAGCCCCTGGACCTGACCCAGCGGGAGTATGAGCTCCTCAAATTTCTGGCCCTCCAGCCCGGCAAGGTCTTCTCCCGGGAGGCGCTGATGGAGAACGTCTGGAATTACGAGGGCTACGTAGGCGACGTCCGCGCCGTGGACGTTGCGGTTCGCCGCCTGCGGGAAAAAATCGAGGACGACCCAGCCTGCCCGGTGTTCATCGTCACAAGACGCGGCCTGGGTTACCTCTTCAGTGTGTAG
- a CDS encoding hypothetical protein (Evidence 5 : No homology to any previously reported sequences) produces MIGDAGNQKVRWDVAEDAGLSERRFAEKEQEQLAAIEETERSDVAAEKTPYGDEMPRPDGVIMPYRVSP; encoded by the coding sequence TTGATCGGAGACGCTGGAAATCAAAAGGTCAGATGGGATGTCGCAGAGGATGCAGGACTATCTGAACGGCGGTTTGCGGAGAAGGAACAGGAGCAGCTGGCGGCAATTGAAGAAACGGAACGCTCAGATGTGGCCGCTGAAAAGACACCCTACGGTGACGAGATGCCGCGGCCCGATGGAGTCATCATGCCCTACCGGGTTAGCCCGTGA
- a CDS encoding conserved hypothetical protein (Evidence 4 : Homologs of previously reported genes of unknown function), giving the protein MGIKQRKRLLEWGKDLVIALLAVSAVYLTLQGQLGENLALSGWLGELTGILGVGNTAIPSDQAEGQPVELRPLRMAVNLPEVGTYGVQYDSAAVDRLSDKMFTILGEALGGAESPIQTTEAVWRTALTEQSSVYFDFQGEAPLSVLYAWTEAGPGEALLGVSARRLLLAEDEGGYMTLYYSNEATGLYYACRTGDALKGHLQTVVAPYAANVNGTTFAFEHGKGEGYGKLDPYVMLSKSGVPIEKSVYRVTNPVSGGQNDQPRINMIESLGFHPQANSSYVAGGKQVVKEGTADTLVVYDSGAVEYHSTSAEEPKYPVGDGTGEPSALDLVKATQPLAERSAGTLAGDTRTAGVYLIGVTALEDGGWQVNYGYQLNGATVQLGTEGYTARFIVRDGRVSDFYLLLRSYTATEEQVSVLPELQAAAAMGALNAGGKELLLAYEDSGAADTVRPAWIAE; this is encoded by the coding sequence ATGGGGATTAAGCAAAGAAAGCGCCTTCTGGAGTGGGGCAAGGACTTGGTCATCGCACTCCTAGCCGTCAGCGCCGTCTACCTGACTCTCCAGGGGCAGTTAGGAGAAAATCTGGCGCTGAGCGGTTGGCTGGGCGAGTTGACCGGCATTCTGGGCGTGGGGAACACCGCCATCCCCTCGGACCAGGCGGAGGGCCAGCCGGTGGAGCTGCGGCCCCTGCGTATGGCCGTCAATCTGCCGGAGGTGGGGACCTACGGCGTGCAGTACGACAGCGCGGCGGTGGATCGTCTCTCCGACAAGATGTTCACCATCCTGGGAGAGGCACTGGGCGGCGCGGAGAGCCCCATCCAGACCACTGAGGCGGTCTGGCGAACAGCTCTGACAGAGCAGTCCAGTGTCTATTTCGACTTCCAGGGGGAGGCCCCTCTCTCCGTTCTCTATGCCTGGACCGAGGCAGGGCCTGGGGAGGCTCTGCTGGGCGTGAGCGCCCGCCGACTCCTGCTGGCGGAGGACGAGGGGGGCTACATGACCCTCTACTATAGTAATGAGGCGACGGGCCTGTATTATGCCTGTCGGACAGGGGATGCCCTGAAAGGACATCTCCAGACCGTCGTGGCCCCCTATGCCGCCAACGTGAATGGTACCACCTTCGCCTTTGAGCACGGGAAAGGGGAGGGGTACGGCAAGCTGGACCCTTACGTAATGCTCAGCAAGTCCGGCGTGCCAATTGAGAAATCAGTTTACCGGGTCACCAACCCCGTGAGCGGCGGCCAAAATGACCAGCCCCGCATCAACATGATCGAGTCCCTGGGTTTCCATCCTCAGGCCAACAGCAGCTATGTGGCCGGGGGCAAGCAGGTGGTCAAGGAGGGGACGGCGGACACCCTCGTGGTCTACGACAGCGGAGCGGTAGAGTACCACAGCACCTCCGCCGAGGAGCCCAAGTACCCCGTGGGGGACGGCACGGGCGAGCCTTCTGCCCTGGACCTGGTGAAGGCCACCCAGCCCCTGGCCGAGCGGAGCGCGGGTACTCTCGCAGGGGATACCCGGACGGCGGGGGTCTATCTCATAGGAGTCACCGCCCTTGAGGACGGCGGCTGGCAGGTGAACTACGGATACCAGTTGAACGGCGCCACCGTTCAGCTAGGAACGGAGGGGTATACAGCCCGGTTCATCGTCAGGGACGGCCGGGTAAGCGACTTCTACCTCCTCTTGCGCAGCTATACTGCCACGGAGGAGCAGGTCTCCGTTCTGCCAGAGCTCCAGGCTGCCGCCGCCATGGGAGCCCTCAACGCAGGAGGGAAAGAGCTTCTCTTAGCCTACGAGGACAGCGGCGCTGCCGACACCGTCCGCCCCGCCTGGATCGCTGAGTAG
- a CDS encoding putative peroxiredoxin 2 (Evidence 3 : Function proposed based on presence of conserved amino acid motif, structural feature or limited homology), which translates to MDNHLTLGMQAPDFTATTTFGTLRMSDYKGKWVVFFSHPGDFTPVCTTEFIAFSKAQPQFQAQNAQLLGLSIDSNPSHLAWVYAIHLTTGIEVPFPVVADRTGEVAQLYGMIAPDASNQETVRNVFLIDPEQKIRAILVYPLTNGRNISEILRLLIALQTTDKYHVVTPANWQPGQPALVPPPKTYNQLLTRTENPQSEGLTCKDWFLCSKELPESTEQHT; encoded by the coding sequence ATGGACAATCATCTTACACTAGGAATGCAGGCGCCTGATTTTACAGCCACCACAACCTTTGGCACCCTGCGCATGTCTGATTACAAGGGAAAATGGGTTGTGTTTTTTTCTCATCCCGGCGACTTTACCCCTGTCTGCACCACTGAATTTATCGCATTTTCCAAGGCCCAGCCGCAATTCCAAGCCCAAAACGCCCAGCTGCTCGGCCTAAGCATTGACAGCAATCCCTCCCACTTGGCTTGGGTGTATGCCATTCACCTGACCACTGGCATTGAGGTTCCATTTCCAGTGGTGGCCGACCGCACTGGAGAAGTTGCCCAGCTGTACGGCATGATTGCGCCCGATGCCAGCAATCAGGAAACGGTGCGCAATGTGTTTCTCATCGACCCGGAGCAGAAAATTCGCGCCATTCTGGTCTATCCCCTGACGAACGGCAGAAACATTTCGGAAATTCTCCGCCTACTCATAGCCCTCCAAACCACAGATAAATACCATGTTGTTACCCCGGCAAACTGGCAGCCAGGCCAGCCTGCGCTTGTGCCACCTCCAAAGACCTACAACCAGCTTCTCACACGTACGGAAAATCCCCAAAGTGAAGGGCTTACGTGTAAAGACTGGTTCCTCTGTAGTAAAGAACTGCCCGAAAGCACAGAGCAGCACACATAA